TTAGCTGTTGGTGTctctttcttctcatctttttgAATCGGTTGTGTATAATCAATCTGCCGATTTACAGAAGAAGTTACCAGCTtaaagttccaaaaaaaaaaaaaaaaactatcacagCACACTAATGGTTGGAAAACAGGTTTTAGACACGCAGACATTAGAAACTTGAGCAATGACTCATGTCAAATGATTTGTTAGCTTGCTCAATGTACTGAAAATTTCTAAAGAGCTTTAGGTTGTAGCCAAGAGAAAGAAATTGCTAGCAGTTGGGAAACCAAAATGGTAGAGATATGCACCATGCAAGTAAAAGAGGAAACACAATTTCACAAGCCAATATCAACTCAAAGAGCAAATTCAGCATAGTTATCTactctcccaaaaaaaagagagagaagaaagtacCTGAACTCTATTCGCTTCCTTTGCCTGCTTTAGCCTCTCAATATTTTCTTGAGTTATAAAATGGCTTGAATCTACAGTTTCAATACCCTGGACAATTTAAGAAGTCAcagttaaaagaaaatttgatgaaGATAACCTACACATATAGGTAAACGCAATTCAAATAACAATGattataacaacaacaatacaGTTTCTGCAGTTATAATGGCTTGAACCTACAGTTTCAATATCCTGGACAATTTAAGAACAGTCACAAGAAATTTGATGAAGACAAATCACACATCTAGGTAAatgcaattaaaataataatgattataACTAGAATACATACATGTATGCATGGATAAGTAACAACAacacttcatcatcatcattattattacaaCTAGGGGGTGATCAAAGTGAAAGCATCAATGAACCAAACATAATTCCTATATATCACTTGCTCTGTTCCAATCTAgacaaaaaatcaaaagcaataccaggtttattttacttaaattcgaAATGTGTTATCTATATAACCATGTTTTGAAGGTTGGCCTTTGGTAGCAATTATTTCACAGAATGAACTTAATGAGATATATAAGGCTACATTCAGgaaataattaattaaccatGTTCTGAGGCATCAACATGGTTGCTGAAAATATGTGCTAGACACTAATCTCaatgttgatttctttttccTCAGCTCAACATGCTTAAATAGTAGTCACATGACATAAGAGGCATAGATTTTTAAAAGTCTGCAGTTGATTACAACTTCTCAATTTGAGGAAAATATTGCGCCCACAATAGTTTAGGACATGACCACTATAAACAAATATCACAAAAGATCCAAAGAATTTTCCAAACAGCTCAATAAATCATTTGGGATACATCTCAAGCCTAAAAATGACTAACACAGACAGTAGCACAAGAGACAAGGGGTAGGGAATGCAACAGAgggttttttccaaaaatagttcAATTTAATATCAGAGTTagccaaaattcaaaattactCATCTTACTTAAGCACCCATTAAATTTGTGAAGTGACAAACTAAATTGAACCTATCTGTTGAGTTCACAAAAAAGTTGGATTCTGTTAACCTTTTTTTTACCCATTCCTTAAATTCAAGTTCTGAAAAGATTGATGGATGTCCAATATAATGACTGCACAGCTACAAAATTGGGTTTTCAGAATGACGGGAAACAAGAGACTCAGTTTAATGCCTATCTCACCCAATTGTTCtgacaaagaaaaaggagaaaccGAAAAGGGAACATTAAAATTAAGTATTGATTCAGTAGCATGCTAGTGTAGCAATTCTAATATTGTGACCAAGAACAGAATAGAGATGCTGACCTCTAGGCAGCAAACCTTGTCATCATTACAACAGAAGAttctaaatttttgaaactgCTATCCTTTTGccatcaaaaaattattacttttttctgaataaagaaaatcatgTGATTGACTTCAATTGGAAACAGAAAATTAAGGATGCAACAGAAATAAGTTCAAGACTAGCAAAAGTACACAGTAAGATTTTCACTCACTTGTTCCCTTGCAAATCTTTCTGCTCCATCAAAAGCAAGATATATATGAGGAGTTTTCTCCATGACAAGTCGTGCCAAGGATATGGGATTAACTACGGTAGTAAGCCCAGAAACTGCTCCACATCTTTTAGTGTTGCCATCCATAATAGAAGCTTCCATTTCAATTGTGCCTTCTCTAGTTAAGACAGATCCCCTACCCGCATTATAATGTGGATTGTTTTCTAGTTCACGAACCTATACATGGCAAATCATCAATGGTAGCATCAGAATGTGAATTAAATCAGGAACAAAGTTTAAAATCCTTCAATGAGAAACATAATACCAAGGACCATATTTAGCCAGAGATTTACTATTTTAACTGTATCTAATACTAAAAGTAATGTGCTGAGAACTTGCTTATTTTGAACCATTAGGAGTTAGGactaatgtaaaataaatttttttacctttgtgGCTAGCCAATTAGGACCAAGAAACATCTATGAGTCAATTTCCAACAAAAGGAATAAGAATATGCAtaacattaattaaatattagttcaatttttttttattgaacaacACTTTCACTAAGAGCTGTTAAGAATATACACGAATTCACGTAGAGAAAATAACACACACATAAAAGGCAATCACACGacacaaaaaaattacttgGTTCGACAATTTCTCTACGTACAAAatatcatcatatatattataattatatgatATTTGATAATATACCGAGGACTAGAGACATTTGGGCATGTTGGGTTGGGTCAGTGGTTTACGTACCACAAGTTCGACAACGTCGAGGGGAGACTTTTGGGCTTTGAGAGCATTCACACCGACCTTTAGGCAGTGGCGCAACGCTGCTTCACGTGGCTGGCGTCGCTCTGCCGCTAGTGAAAGTGGGATATCCCCGGCGCCGCCGTGTAGAGCTATGGCCCACCccattattctctctctttttgaaaaACGGAGAGAGAATCAGAGAGAAGTGAGTGGAACTGGATTGCTAAGCCAGTGTTGGAAGTATGTACATatagagagaaggagagagtgGGGGGACAAGGGGTATTGTTGTAAATTCCAAAGGTGATTAAGAAAACGCTTCATGGTAGCTGTCAATGTACCTGGTTCCAGGAACTTGTTTTGTTGTCTTCGGATTCAGGTGTATCTAGTCGAGAGATGTttcaacaaacataaaccaccTCACACCCTTGATGCAACGGTcacttcacaaatataagtACTTGTAAAGTATGGAGAACAAGGACCGATTCAAGTTTTCAAGaagaagtttcacacacatatataattagattaggttagagtagaatttatatcttgtaaaaaaaaaaaacagaaaaggtTCCTCCTCCACCCTCTCAAATGAACAACATTTACTTAAATCCTACTTGTAACTCTctctacaaagtacaaacaaaattaataatacttattagaatagATAAATGCTAcgtttttcacaataaattttaaatagtagGTTGTTACTAActattattggtaaataaaaatataattttaataataaatttaaattaataataataactatttaccacaattaatttgttataaaaaatattgtaaacatagcaCTTTGACATTagaataataatttgataaaaatatgaACTTTTCAAATGCTTTACATGTAGCACTTCTTTCATTAGAGCAGTGATTGTGATGAATATGTTGACTTTCAAAAGCTTATGTTGCAGTATTAAGACGGGGTGatttgaaagaaagagaaaatgaatttttttgagtATTTGGTTAGAATGATTGTAGATTTGTAGGTGAAAAGTTGGTGGGAGCAGATATTTTCTCTCAGCGAGCCAAAAGGTCTTCTCCccaatttgggaaaaaaaatacttgattGATTTTGTGGAATGCTGCTTCAGCCGGTACATTTACGTTTTTACCCCCTCTTTGAAACAGCAACTACGCTCCCCTGGCCACAtatcttctttcttatttttctctctttttccacTGCATTCCAcagctctttctctctctagagTCTTTACCCATTAAAATCttacatattttgtttttggtttgtgttAATGGGCACCGTACGGTGCCCGTAAAACACACTTTTTTCTGAGAcaatttttgtctttgttttcaatttaggtcacttttttagttttatttttaatttaggtcacttttttagttttgtaggtacaattttcatattttttttactttttctgaCAAATTTATAGAGCCCTTAACAatatcaatctttttttttatgagtcaATCTTTAATATTTGAAGCCCACCAGGGAGCtatatgaaattatgaataaCTAGGAACTAGGAAGTGAAAGTTCAACAGTAACAAAGATTGAGTTTCTTCCTCTCCAGATTCTATAGAAACCAAATCAATTAGATGTTACGCTGCAAATATTTGCTTTTGGAAGTTGAATGTTGGCAACCCTTGTATACCAAGTATTTTGAAAACTCAATATTGAGGGAGAATTACTGGCAAATGCTATGCAAATCCAAAGAAGTATGTAATCTATTTATAAATATAGACACAAGGACATATACATATGCATGTTTTGGCCCTTTTTGGCATGGAACTTAGACCCGGACCGGACCGTACGGTTGGACCGTAAAACCCTCGAACCGTTCACATCTACGGTCCATTTAAGGTGAAGAACCGTTCCATGCGAAAAAAGCATGGAACCGTACGGACCGCGGTCCGACCGTCCGGTTCTGTGAACCGTGAACGGTTCGGACGGTTCAAACGGGCTGCCTTGTTTTGTCTCAAAACGGCGCCGTTTcgtcccttcttttttttttttttttttttccttaatacgGCGTCGTTTTGGGCTTTCTCAATCCTGATTGAAAACCCTCATTCCCTTTTCTCATTCGCTATTTCGCTTCTGCCTCTTCCTCACTCTCTCCATCACTCTCTCGTCTCTGCCTCCCTCGATCGTCGACATCACCGTCGCGCCTGAGCCAGCCCACTCTCAATCGCTCTctcgtctctgcctctctccGTCGTCGACATCGCCATCCGCTCAGCTCAGCCcactctcaatcactctctcgtctctgcctctctccGTCGTTGACGTCGCCGTCGCGCTCAGATCAGCCCAGCCCACTCTCTCAATCGCTCTCTCGTCTCTGCCACTCTCAAAGAGttgctctcttttctttctctgtaACTGTAAGTCTTATAAATTCTTAACAttggtcttttttctttttttcttttttgtggtttCATGCATGATGGGGATTTCCATATGttattattgtgaaaataggCTGAATCATATGAAACACCTGCGGTCATTTGAATTGCGtatttattgtttctttagAACTGTTTTAGTTTTTTCAGCGTGGATCTGCTGCCTATGATATTATATCAGTTTCCATTGAGTCTCTCTGAActtcttatattttaatttattttcagaaAAGCAGGATCTGATATTATATCAGTTTACAATTTTACTTCTCATTATTTATGTGATTGCTGATgtgaattacaattttactttTCATTACATTAAATCAgtttacaattatttattttatgtatgtgATTGCTGATGTGAATTCCTTTGTGGTTACATGGGGCTTAccctcacccaaaaaaaaaaaaaaaaaagtcagaagTCTTGGGACTTTGCCTGCAAGCTTGGGCAAAGACCAAATATGCTTCTTAACAATAAAATGGGACATTGTTGAAAATgggaatttattaattttagagcaatcaataattacaataaaattttattttctgtcATGTATCCTACTGTGAGTTGTTTTCAGTTTGGGAGTCGTAGCTTTGTTGTCTATGTAACATACCgctgatttattttatttaagcttACTGAGATTTATCTGTGGAAACTTTGACAGCATTATGGGAACTTT
The Quercus lobata isolate SW786 chromosome 10, ValleyOak3.0 Primary Assembly, whole genome shotgun sequence DNA segment above includes these coding regions:
- the LOC115965773 gene encoding isoaspartyl peptidase/L-asparaginase-like, with product MGWAIALHGGAGDIPLSLAAERRQPREAALRHCLKVGVNALKAQKSPLDVVELVVRELENNPHYNAGRGSVLTREGTIEMEASIMDGNTKRCGAVSGLTTVVNPISLARLVMEKTPHIYLAFDGAERFAREQGIETVDSSHFITQENIERLKQAKEANRVQIDYTQPIQKDEKKETPTANGDSQIGTVGCVAVDSHGNLASATSTGGLVNKMVGRIGDTPIIGAGTYANNLCAVSATGKGEAIMRGTVARDVAALMEFKGLSLKEAAAYVVEECVPRGNVGLVAVSAKGEVTMAYNTTGMFRACATEDGYSEIAIWPSVQN